In a single window of the Antennarius striatus isolate MH-2024 chromosome 3, ASM4005453v1, whole genome shotgun sequence genome:
- the spring1 gene encoding SREBP regulating gene protein isoform X2, whose amino-acid sequence MEACHAMMVLRRLLRKRWVLGVVFGLSLIYFLTSTLKQEERTIRDRTLLEVRDSDHRILWKVRFNLGNSSRQITQCRNSIQGKTLLTDELGYVCERKDLLVNGCCNVNAPSCRQHICKSCLANGCCSIYEYCVSCCLQPDKQPVLEHFLNRAAEGFQNLFTAVRDHFELCLAKCRTSSQSVQHENTYRNPQAKYCYGESPPELLPL is encoded by the exons ATGGAAGCATG TCATGCTATGATGGTGCTGCGTCGGTTACTGAGAAAGCGGTGGGTGCTCGGAGTCGTGTTCGGACTGTCTCTCATCTACTTCCTCACCAGCACACTGAAACAG GAGGAGAGGACCATACGTGACCGCACGCTTTTAGAAGTTAGAGATTCAGATCATCGCATCCTCTGGAAAGTCCGTTTCAACCTGGGAAACAGCAGCCGACAGATCACTCAATGCAGAAACTCCATCCAGGGCAAGACACTGCTCACAGATGAACTTG GTTACGTCTGTGAGAGAAAGGACTTGCTGGTTAATGGCTGCTGTAATGTCAATGCTCCCAGTTGCAGACAGCACATTTGTAAAAGCTGCTTGGCCAATGGCTGCTGCAGTATCTATGAGTACTGCGTGTCTTGTTGCCTCCAACCTGATAAG CAACCTGTTCTTGAGCACTTCCTGAATCGGGCCGCTGAAGGTTTCCAGAATCTCTTCACTGCTGTGAGGGATCACTTTGAGCTGTGCCTGGCCAAGTGTAGGACCTCTTCACAA AGTGTTCAACATGAGAACACCTACCGAAACCCTCAAGCAAAGTACTGCTATGGAGAGAGTCCTCCGGAGCTCCTACCTTTATGA
- the castor1 gene encoding cytosolic arginine sensor for mTORC1 subunit 1: MDLHILDHRLRVTSISKNGLVNFTHPLIKLIFLRNRTRCKFFSLTETPENYTVVLDEEGFKELQLSEYLKIESSIWLPLNVVSNVNASSSSQAVGVTKIAKSVIAPLAQQHVSVFMLSTYQTDFILVKEKDLSVVISTLEEEFNIYKEVEGESVPICCQDFSNGLQKNGREAIQPTVHPVLIPQNQFCVMSLDPDRLPTIATTLIDVLFYSNGPKEDTQSSPSQDLDCIKFFSFSLIDGYISLVMDTEAQRQFPADLLFTSSSKELWRMVRIGGQPLGFDECGIVAQISQPLADSDISAYYISTFSFDHALVPEEDIMNVTDMLQHKRKEPATS; the protein is encoded by the exons ATGGACTTGCATATCTTAGACCACAGACTACGGGTCACCAGCATATCCAAGAATGGGCTGGTGAACTTCACACACCCTCTGATTAAACTTATATTTCTTCGGAACAGGACACG ATGTAAGTTTTTCAGCCTGACCGAGACACCAGAGAACTATACAGTCGTCCTTGATGAGGAGGGATTTAAAG AGCTACAGCTGTCAGAGTATCTCAAGATAGAGAGTTCCATCTGGCTGCCGCTCAACGTGGTCTCCAATGTTAATGCCTCCAGTAGCTCACAGGCTGTTGGTGTGACAAAGATCGCCAAGTCAGTTATTGCCCCTCTGGCCCAGCAGCACGTCTCAGTCTTCATGCTCTCCACGTATCAAACTGACTTTATCCTG GTGAAAGAGAAAGACCTGTCTGTAGTCATCAGCACCCTAGAGGAGGAGTTCAACATCTACAAAGAAGTGGAAGGAGAATCCGTCCCTATATGTTGTCAGGATTTTTCCAACGGCCTCCAGAAGAATGGCAGAGAAG CCATCCAGCCTACAGTTCACCCCGTGCTCATCCCCCAGAACCAGTTCTGTGTCATGTCTCTGGACCCGGACAGACTACCGACCATCGCCACCACGCTGATCGACGTCCTTTTTTATTCCAATGG TCCAAAAGAGGACACACAGTCTTCTCCCAGCCAAGATTTGGACTGCATCAagttcttctccttctccctcatTGATGGTTACATCTCACTGGTGATGGACACCGAAGCCCAGCGACA GTTTCCTGCTGATCTTTTGTTCACCAGTTCCTCCAAGGAGCTGTGGAGAATGGTTCGTATCGGGGGACAGCCACTTGGCTTTG ATGAGTGTGGAATAGTTGCACAGATATCTCAGCCTCTGGCCGACAGCGACATCTCTGCCTATTACATAAGCACCTTCAGCTTCGACCATGCTCTT GTCCCTGAAGAGGACATAATGAATGTGACGGACATGCTCCAGCATAAGAGGAAAGAACCAGCCACGAGTTGA
- the nipsnap1 gene encoding protein NipSnap homolog 1, with protein sequence MATSSVWCKGLKRIYRYPVRPHTRRFSEDGDKGWFRSLFVHKVDARKDAHSNLLSKKETSNLYKIQFHNVKPECLEAYNRLEAEVQKRLHEDQGYPCEVVGSWNTWYGEQDQAVHLWRYRGGYPALTECLKKLNDNKEYLEFRKERAKMLLSRRNQLLLEFSFWNEPLPRPGPSIYEMRSYQLKPGTMIEWGNRWARAIKHRQENNEAVGGFFSQIGDLYVVHHLWAYESLQSREETRNSAWMKEGWDVNVYYTVPLIRSMESRIMIPSKSSPLQ encoded by the exons ATGGCGACGAGTTCCGTGTGGTGTAAAGGGCTGAAGAGGATCTACAGGTATCCTGTCCGTCCTCACACCAG GAGGTTTTCAGAGGATGGCGACAAAGGCTGGTTCCGTTCCTTATTTGTGCACAAAGTCGATGCCAGGAAAGATGCCCACTCCAACCTCCTGTCAAAAAAAGAGACCAGCAACCTGTATAAAATTCAAT TTCACAATGTCAAGCCAGAGTGCCTGGAAGCATACAACAGACTAGA GGCTGAGGTACAGAAACGTCTTCATGAGGACCAGGGTTACCCATGTGAGGTGGTTGGAAGTTGGAATACGTGGTACGGCGAACAGGACCAAGCTG tgcattTGTGGCGGTACAGAGGAGGCTATCCAGCATTGACTGAATGTCTAAAGAAGTTGAACGATAACAAG GAGTATTTAGAGTTTCGCAAAGAGAGGGCAAAAATGTTGCTTTCAAGGAGAAATCAGCTCCTCCTGGAGTTCAGTTTCTGGAATGAACCTCTTCCCAGGCCAGGACCAAGCATCTATGAAATGCGCAGCTATCAGCTCAAG CCAGGAACCATGATTGAATGGGGTAATCGCTG GGCAAGAGCAATcaaacacagacaagaaaacaacGAAGCTGTGGGAGGGTTCTTCTCACAGATTGGAGACCTTTATGTCGTTCATCACTTGTGGG CTTATGAGAGCCTCCAATCCCGAGAGGAGACAAGGAACTCTGCctggatgaaggagggatgggatgtaaatgtgtattataCAG TGCCTTTGATCAGAAGCATGGAGTCTAGAATAATGATTCCCTCCAAAAGTTCGCCTTTACAGTAA
- the spring1 gene encoding SREBP regulating gene protein isoform X3: MEERTIRDRTLLEVRDSDHRILWKVRFNLGNSSRQITQCRNSIQGKTLLTDELGYVCERKDLLVNGCCNVNAPSCRQHICKSCLANGCCSIYEYCVSCCLQPDKQPVLEHFLNRAAEGFQNLFTAVRDHFELCLAKCRTSSQSVQHENTYRNPQAKYCYGESPPELLPL, from the exons ATG GAGGAGAGGACCATACGTGACCGCACGCTTTTAGAAGTTAGAGATTCAGATCATCGCATCCTCTGGAAAGTCCGTTTCAACCTGGGAAACAGCAGCCGACAGATCACTCAATGCAGAAACTCCATCCAGGGCAAGACACTGCTCACAGATGAACTTG GTTACGTCTGTGAGAGAAAGGACTTGCTGGTTAATGGCTGCTGTAATGTCAATGCTCCCAGTTGCAGACAGCACATTTGTAAAAGCTGCTTGGCCAATGGCTGCTGCAGTATCTATGAGTACTGCGTGTCTTGTTGCCTCCAACCTGATAAG CAACCTGTTCTTGAGCACTTCCTGAATCGGGCCGCTGAAGGTTTCCAGAATCTCTTCACTGCTGTGAGGGATCACTTTGAGCTGTGCCTGGCCAAGTGTAGGACCTCTTCACAA AGTGTTCAACATGAGAACACCTACCGAAACCCTCAAGCAAAGTACTGCTATGGAGAGAGTCCTCCGGAGCTCCTACCTTTATGA
- the spring1 gene encoding SREBP regulating gene protein isoform X1 — translation MVRFLLEKCQTLCLLGLTPNNNVAKEGRHAMMVLRRLLRKRWVLGVVFGLSLIYFLTSTLKQEERTIRDRTLLEVRDSDHRILWKVRFNLGNSSRQITQCRNSIQGKTLLTDELGYVCERKDLLVNGCCNVNAPSCRQHICKSCLANGCCSIYEYCVSCCLQPDKQPVLEHFLNRAAEGFQNLFTAVRDHFELCLAKCRTSSQSVQHENTYRNPQAKYCYGESPPELLPL, via the exons ATGGTCAGGTTTTTACTTGAGAAATGTCAAACTTTATGTTTGCTAGGTCTGACACCGAACAATAACGTCGCAAAAGAAGGACG TCATGCTATGATGGTGCTGCGTCGGTTACTGAGAAAGCGGTGGGTGCTCGGAGTCGTGTTCGGACTGTCTCTCATCTACTTCCTCACCAGCACACTGAAACAG GAGGAGAGGACCATACGTGACCGCACGCTTTTAGAAGTTAGAGATTCAGATCATCGCATCCTCTGGAAAGTCCGTTTCAACCTGGGAAACAGCAGCCGACAGATCACTCAATGCAGAAACTCCATCCAGGGCAAGACACTGCTCACAGATGAACTTG GTTACGTCTGTGAGAGAAAGGACTTGCTGGTTAATGGCTGCTGTAATGTCAATGCTCCCAGTTGCAGACAGCACATTTGTAAAAGCTGCTTGGCCAATGGCTGCTGCAGTATCTATGAGTACTGCGTGTCTTGTTGCCTCCAACCTGATAAG CAACCTGTTCTTGAGCACTTCCTGAATCGGGCCGCTGAAGGTTTCCAGAATCTCTTCACTGCTGTGAGGGATCACTTTGAGCTGTGCCTGGCCAAGTGTAGGACCTCTTCACAA AGTGTTCAACATGAGAACACCTACCGAAACCCTCAAGCAAAGTACTGCTATGGAGAGAGTCCTCCGGAGCTCCTACCTTTATGA